The sequence below is a genomic window from Hippocampus zosterae strain Florida chromosome 7, ASM2543408v3, whole genome shotgun sequence.
GACGTCTCCCGCCGACTGCACCGTCATTCAGTGCAAGAATATGCCTCCGGCCCTCAACAAAAGGGACGTCATTGAGAAGCATTTTTCTCGCTTTGGCAAAGTCTGCAAGGTCTTCTGTCGGCCTGCGAAGAACACCGCCATCGTGCATTTCAACAACCACGTGAGTTGACTCTTAACCACAGggcggtccccccccccctacccccgttACGGGTCGAGTGACTTGCCGTCTCTCATTGGAAATGACCGCAGATgatgatttgaaaaacaaattcttACTCGTTGAGGTGGAGCTCATCATGATCAGTGTTGACCGTTCATCTGATGAGCGTGTCCGTTTTTTTTGCAGGCGTCCGCAGCCAAGGCAAAGAAGAACGGCAAAGTCCTGCATCAGCATGAGCTCATCCTTTTGTGGCAGCGCAAGAAGCAAAGTGCGAGTCAAACCAAGATAACGAAGCGCTTCATTGACGAATCCAGCGCGAGCAGATATTAGCACATTCATATCACGCAGCGATGCTTTATTtcgatacatttatttgaaaatggcaCCCCAACTCCTGTTTTAAAGTCTCACGTTTTCTTTTCGTTTTGTCCCGAAACTATTTTGTCTATATTTACGCCGCATCAGGTCCGGGGGATGAAAGCCGAAGACCCCCGGCGAGAAAAATGGTGGAAGACGCTACAAACCCGGACCGTGCTAATGTCAAGGCTTCATCGCCTCTAAAACGTCCTGTGCTGAGCAGCGCCTTCACCCGAAGGTAACGGCCAACACACCAACACCGGTTTTGTTATTACAGGAGTGAGTCAAATGCCCCACACACTTGCCCAATTTTGGATCTTGGGGCACGACCCCTTGCATGGTATCACGATTGCCGATACGAGACTTGGGATATGGAATATTTGGAAGTGTCCGCGCGCTTGCCCACCTTGTCTTTCCTCCACCGCTTTGTCGGATCATCCGTGCGCCCGACAGGTCACCAATGAAGAAGTCACCGATAGGCAAGTCTCTCCGGCTTGACTTTGAACTTCAAAAGGAGAACGTCGCGACGACCCTGAGCTCCAAGTGCCTCGCCCCCCTCATCGGCGTAGTGGCTGAGACATCAGAGGACAAGTACCGTCTCCTGGAGCAGAGGGACAGAATTGTGCGGCAAGGTATGCTTTCCGACTGTCGTTAGCGTCCGTTTGCGTTTGTTGCTGAACCTCAAGCATCGCAGCCATACTCCGTACTTCTGCCCGCTAGGTCGATCCAAAACTACGGACATCTACACCTCGAAGGTTTTTGTCGGAACGTGTCCTGACATGTGTCCCGAGAAGGAGCGATACATGAGGGAAACGAGAAACCAGCTCAGCATATATGAAGTCCTCCCCGACACAGAGATGGTACCGTTTGCAGGATTCTGTCACGATagtcttttgtttgcttttttttttttttttgaggggggggggctacatttGCCTTCAAAGGATTTGTTGGAAAACATTTCAGAATCCACATGAGTCCGAATGCTCCCAGAAATGTGGACAAGTAAATGCAATTTGTCAATAAtctgcacacacaaatgtaatcCAGCCACCCATCGGttctaaaaaacacaaaaaaacaacaacaacaaaagccgaGCAAAGGAAAATATTCTTTACGAGAATCAAGTCATCATCGCAAGGTCGATCATCGTTTCTTTCAATGCCCTGGGTCGTCTTGACCTTTTTAATGCTGTTCCAAAAGGGCGAATTAGTAGCGTATTTCTCCCGATTGGCACACCCAGGTGGATCACGCGGCAGCCATCAAAGAGTACAGCCGCTCATCGGCTGACCAGGAAGAGCCCCTTCCCCATGAACTTCGCCCCTTGCCAGTACTCAGCATGACCATGGACTACCTGGTCACTCAGATCATGGACCAGGGTAATGACAGCTTGCGGGATTGGTACGATTTTGTCTGGAACAGGACCCGCGGCATACGAAAGGTAGGAATCCGACTCGGATCGCCTGGCCGGGCGCTCCCCCGTCACCGAGGGGGCGCTCGGAATCTCGGGACGATGTCGCATCCCTCCCATTGCTTTCGACGGAGCCGTTCTGTTCTTGCCGCAGGACATCACCCAGCAGCATCTGTGCTGCCCGCAAACGGTCGCCCTGATCGAGAAGTGCACCCGCTTCCACTTACATTGCGCCCACCATCTCTGCGAAGAGCCCATGTCCGTTTACGACGCAAAGATCAACAACGAGAACTTGACCAAGTGCCTGCAAAGCCTGAAAGAAATGTACCAGGACCTGAATGAATGTCACACATACTGCCCCCGTGAGGCCGAGTTCCGCCAGTACAGCGTCCTGCTCAAGCTCAACGACGGGGACATCCTACGGTGAGTGGCCAAAAATAGCCCGCGCTGCGAAGTTTTCCTTACGCAGCGGTTTCCATCTTGTCTGTCCAGTGAGGTGCAGCAGTTCCGCGACCAAGTGCGCAACTCCCCCGAGGTGCATTTTGCAGTGCAGGCGTTTGCCGCACTCAACAGCAACAACTTTGTGCGATTCTTCAAGCTGGTGAAAAGAGCTTCCTACCTGGCCGGTTGCCTCCTTCACAGATATTTCAATCAGGTCTGTAACAAAAGGAGCATTCTTTTATCCACGCCAGAAACACCCGACGCAAATCGAAACGAAAAGATTGGCAAATGCCGCGTTCCCTCGAAGCTCGctcgctttttaaaaaattgaaattgttgtttttgcgcAAAAACGGATCGCTCGCGTTTCTATTCCTGAATTGATGAGCGACGAGCGGAGGGAATTCAACTCGGAAGTCGTAAATCCCGCGTCTTGTTTTCGTCTTTGCGCAGGTCAGAGGAAAAGCGTTAAAGACCTTGACCTTTGCTCACACCGTGGGTCCGCGGTCAACCGCTTTTCCGCTGGAGGACATCGTTCGCTTGTTGATGTTCCGCAGCGCCATAGAAGCCAGCGCCTTCATCCAGCAGTACGGCCTCAGCATCAGCGACGGGTGAGTGGCGCTGCTTCTCTGCCCCGCGAAAGAAAAGAGACGAGCCCGGCGCGACATCTTGACGGATTGTCCCCCTTTTTTTGCTGCCAGTGCGGTCGAGCTGAATCGGATAGCCTATCAGGAACCCGAGTTGCTGTCCCAGAAGAAGTCGGAGGTCATTCAAgcgaaaaaaacattgtcaactGGGGAAGTGGTGAATGGAGGCCCCCTGCCTAATCCCCCTCGGCACCAACCCGTCTGCACCTTTGACTCGCACAACAAGTACAGAGCAGAAGGTCCTCCTCAGGCTGAGCCCGCAGCCAAGCAATTGAAAGGTGAACCCACACGAAAGCGCGCCTTCAAAATGTCCACGCGTTGACCTCTTGATGTTGCAACCATTGATTCAGAGAGGAAAATTCAAGCTGGGGAAACCATACTCATTGTCCCGAgaaacctaccccccccccccccaaaatatgatgcacattttttatttgtcctTCATCTccttatccatttttttttaaagctattgCTGCCACGGTGGAGGTGAAGACCCCACCTAGCCTCCAGTTCCAAGCCGAGGTTTCGCCAATCGGGCGTCCCGATGTCCCCAATGTTTATGGCCTGAGACCGGCCGTCGCCGAGAAGACGCAGTCTGCCGATTCCTTTCAAAGTTCGGCCTTCCGAACGGACGCGCCGCAGCCAGTCCAGCCCGCAGCGCGGCCTCCCCCTGTCAAAGCACCGTCACCTGCACCGGAGCCTCGGCTGGTGTTTAGCGATGCGGTGGGGGAatactgtcctttttttttttattttttgcacaccATCTGTTCACATCTGCGTATAATTGATCACATTTCCCCGCAACGTTTCAGGACATTACAGCCGAAGTGGACCGTTTGATTGATGAAATGGTCGAGACGACCGCAAGAGCGGTCGCTGCCGATGGAGTTTGCTATGCCAGCATAGCTCTCAGGTAAATTTGCGTGATCTGTTGCGTCATCCGTCACGCAGACTTGCATCTCTGGTACTTAAAttaattaacccccccccccaataaaccTTTCCACGCTTTATCTGCAGTGAGAGCTGTCTGCAGGCAGAGTCCATAGCAAATGAAGTTTTAGGAGAATTGCTGCAAGAATTGTCTTCGAGCGAGATCCATCTGGAACAGAAGCGTGTTGCTGAGGAGAAACGCAAGCTCGAGGAAGCCAGGTTGCTCCACTTTTGCCTTCCTCCAATCTCATTGAAAGAGACCCAGAAATGCCGATTGGCGCAGTGATGGCGATGCAAACTGAATGGCtgactctctccctctctcgctgcctccccaccccccaggcgAAAACAGGAACATGCCGACTTTTTGGCCACTTTCAGACTCTCGTTGTTCTCAGAGATCCTGCAGCAAGTCTTAGAAGAGACGATCAAGGAGACCGCCGCCACAGTGCTCCAGTAAGGCTCCGGATGGTTTTGATCTCCTGCCATTTGATGAGCGTTTGCTAGAATTTGGTGAAGTCGTCATCGGGAGCTCGTACAAAAATTGCACGGCAattaatgatgatgattattattattgcgtGTGAATAACAACTCTCATTGATCCTCCAATATTGTGAACACAGATTAATTTATTGGctgcatttgtttaaaaaaaatacataggaAGGAGAcctagggggggaaaaaacattcaaCCGTAATTGAAATATTAAATCGTTTACTATCAGACAATAATTAAGAAggtaattgttgtttttattaaattcctttgatttttttttttttttttcagggaagcCGTGGATGAGAGAGCCCGTTGTGTTGCTAAATGCTCTCAAGAGGTCTGCACGAGTCTCATTGAGGAGACTTTGAAAGCAGACGTTGCCCTGCTGGTGGAAGAAATCCTTGCAGCTGAGCTGCAGCGTGCTCGCAAGTACATCAAAAGGTAAgtaagggagggtgggggggggggggggggggggagagaaccaaaaaaaaaaagccttccttTGTCTGCGTCCGTGTCCAACCAGGTGGCGCGACGTGGTGGCGGTGCGCCGGCAGCTGAGGAGGCAGATGAGAGGCTTCCCGGCAGCCCCTTGCTTCGTGGACCCTCGCCTGCGATTGAAGGCGCTGGCTCCCAGCGCTCCTGCACAACAGTCAAGAGAGGATCTGATTTGTGGGCTCGTCAACTTGGGAAACGCAGGAAGGTTGTCGCTGTCCAGCACCAGGTCGtcgtctctccttttttttttttttagtgcgtgCCCGTGTGCATGGACGACATCCCACCTGACTCAATCGCTCCCTTCGTCTCTCACCGTCTTCAGGGTGTTGGAAATGAGGCACTTGGCTGTCCACCAAATGAGAGTCCAGTACTACTATCGGCAACTTCTTGAGTAAGTTCCGATGTTGGCTCCGAGCAACCCCTGCTGTCTTGCCTTTAGTcatttctctgtgtgtgtgtgtgtcacagcgAGAAGGTGTGGGCGCCGCTCGACGTGCCAGCACTGGTGATGGCAAATCTTCACAACCCGCCTGATAGAATCTTCTGGAAAGCTGTCGTCTTACTTCCCTGCGACCACGAGAGCGTAGGCAGCCTGGCAGACAGGTGAGTGGCGGGAAATGACTGCAGCCGGATCTACTCGAGCGCACACGTAGCCCCCGATTTTTGTCCACATGTTGCATCGAgaattatgaagaaaaaaaaagttggattgGCCAAACGTGGGCATCCTTTCCCGTCCAGGATTCTGTCGGATTGGCTCGAAGCCAAACTCGCTGGCAGCCCGGGTTCCAAGTTGACGGAGGAACAGCGAGACGGCACTCTGCGGACCCTCCACCTGTCCAACGAAATGCGGGAGATCAGGCATCAAGTCCACGTCAGCATCAAGGTCTGCACATTGAGGAGCGGCTTTTACGCACTTTTATTCGTCGGATTGTTTAGTATGCCTGACAGAATCGTCTCTGTTGAGAATATTGACTTGCGGCGCTGTTACGCCGCGTGTACTGCAGGTGTCCAGAGGTCCGCTGAGCGCCGCGGCTTTATCCCAAACGGAGGAGCGGCGTGAGCTGCAGGGCACGTCGGCGCTGATCATGCTGCTCCCCGCGCTGGCCTTTTTGGAGGCCCGCGGCGACGAGCGCGACGTCCCTCTGCTCTCGGCCTTGCTTCAGCTCAAGCAGCTGCAACAAGCCAGCGCCTGGCACCGCCCGCCGCCTCTGGTGGTCCTGGTGCCGGGGTCTGACCGCGGCGGACGCGACATTCAAAACCTCGAGGAAGGTACGACTGAGTCACGTTTGTGTCCAGCGGGGGGTtcgtgagcaaaaaaaaaaaaaagaaaaaagtcccatttgtttgtgtttctggGGGGGGCTTGCAGAACTGATGTTGCCTTTGCTGGTCAAGGATGGCCTCATAGCAGAGTACACGCTGATGTTCATACCCGAAACCACCGACGACATGCAGGGAaccaaacaggtaaaaaaactTGAATTGACGCCAAAAACGCGGCTCAAATGTTCACTCGTGCGGATTTTCTTGAATACTTGCTCCCCCGCCCACCCGGCTGCGGTTTGTTGTAGCTCGGCTGCGCCATTCGTTGGCTCCTGCGCCGCGCGCCTCCGCCCGTCCCGCTTCGCTGCCGCCCGCTGGCGCAACTCGTGGAGGCCACCTTGAGTCGCGAGTTCAGCCGCAGGCTTTGCGCTCGGCGCCAGGAGAGCGGCGTTGGCGCCCCCCCGTGGCCGGATCCCGCTCCCGTCGTCGCGCTGTACAACGCCGTCATCGGCCACGTTGCCGATCACGTTTCGTCGGAAGAGCTCTCCAAAATCTCCTGGCCGCCCGCAGAGTTTTGTCTTCCCGATAACGGCGCTTTTGTTCCGCGTCTGGGCTGGAACGCCGGCCCGCACCTGGCTTGGCTGCGTGAAACCGTCCTCAACTTGCGCCTCCCGCAATGGAAGCGACTTTCGAGTTCAGGTCGGtgttgtccaattttttttgacaatgttCCAAACATGTACGTGCCATGTgacgtgaatttttttttaaacttgtttttCCTGCAGACGCCTGGTCCGAGATGTGCTCGGCCGTCTACGGCTACGCCGATCAGATGCGAGTGTCGCGCGGCAGCCGGGCCCTCCTCCTGTCGCGTCTGGAAAATCTACTGGAGCGGGTCAGGATGGAAGGCCAGCGCAGGCAAACCCGGGCTTCCAAGAACGTCTGGGACGATACGCGCGACGCAAATCCGGCTCGGAGCGAGATCCCTTGGGTCGACGTGCTCGTCATCTGCATTGACCACAAACTGAAAGACTGGCCGCTTTCCCGACAGCCGGTCTGCGAAGGTCTGCGGCACTTCCTGTTGTTTTGAGCCGCGTTGTACCTGACGACAAGTCCCTGTGACAACGCGTCGTATGTCTCTTGAAAAGATGCCGTGACGGAAGATGGGGAGATCCTGGTTTACTATCTCGACGAGGCCTTCGAGCGCTTCCAACCGCCCG
It includes:
- the mcm3ap gene encoding germinal-center associated nuclear protein, with the translated sequence MNPSNPFGSPRGGVFQATSNANAGLFQSFGQQAPSSLPQNVGMFQSSAFGLPPASQLPMLGQRPSFGQPSPQASSLPSHTPAFSQTTVGASNSGFGSPAAPAFGSVGGPSQTSAFGQTPAFGPQSVFGQEPSFGRPSSGFGQKLAGFGQQAAGFGNTQSASVASLGPPRQLGFGQSVFGQAPTTAATSNVFGATQTQSRGFGSEFSFKPASEVLFKPIYSGSPEPPNPQTTPLSGSPFGSTAEKTSSSPAGRSSTITGFSGPSSGSLAFSFSQPAAVPSLPVPNGPQTTLNNSGGPPRALQFTFSQPAAPSGSNPSASTTQPKAPSAFSFSTQTLSPQTMQLFGGTAVVQPSAFADNKSKAEPNLETKTPEDADANVFAQLRKGMKRKEEPATTNVSAAGPEAIAKEEETAETSSTRQPPKRPLMRARAPVGLFSRALSGLRRAAANPGDKEAEEPPQEKPEEVTREHPQVLGEKLTVLQALSPQLLQKDEESDPQELMAETKTPLRPGARRKSSNGPSGTSPADCTVIQCKNMPPALNKRDVIEKHFSRFGKVCKVFCRPAKNTAIVHFNNHASAAKAKKNGKVLHQHELILLWQRKKQSPGDESRRPPARKMVEDATNPDRANVKASSPLKRPVLSSAFTRRSPMKKSPIGKSLRLDFELQKENVATTLSSKCLAPLIGVVAETSEDKYRLLEQRDRIVRQGRSKTTDIYTSKVFVGTCPDMCPEKERYMRETRNQLSIYEVLPDTEMVDHAAAIKEYSRSSADQEEPLPHELRPLPVLSMTMDYLVTQIMDQGNDSLRDWYDFVWNRTRGIRKDITQQHLCCPQTVALIEKCTRFHLHCAHHLCEEPMSVYDAKINNENLTKCLQSLKEMYQDLNECHTYCPREAEFRQYSVLLKLNDGDILREVQQFRDQVRNSPEVHFAVQAFAALNSNNFVRFFKLVKRASYLAGCLLHRYFNQVRGKALKTLTFAHTVGPRSTAFPLEDIVRLLMFRSAIEASAFIQQYGLSISDGAVELNRIAYQEPELLSQKKSEVIQAKKTLSTGEVVNGGPLPNPPRHQPVCTFDSHNKYRAEGPPQAEPAAKQLKAIAATVEVKTPPSLQFQAEVSPIGRPDVPNVYGLRPAVAEKTQSADSFQSSAFRTDAPQPVQPAARPPPVKAPSPAPEPRLVFSDADITAEVDRLIDEMVETTARAVAADGVCYASIALSESCLQAESIANEVLGELLQELSSSEIHLEQKRVAEEKRKLEEARRKQEHADFLATFRLSLFSEILQQVLEETIKETAATVLQEAVDERARCVAKCSQEVCTSLIEETLKADVALLVEEILAAELQRARKYIKRWRDVVAVRRQLRRQMRGFPAAPCFVDPRLRLKALAPSAPAQQSREDLICGLVNLGNAGRLSLSSTRVLEMRHLAVHQMRVQYYYRQLLDEKVWAPLDVPALVMANLHNPPDRIFWKAVVLLPCDHESVGSLADRILSDWLEAKLAGSPGSKLTEEQRDGTLRTLHLSNEMREIRHQVHVSIKVSRGPLSAAALSQTEERRELQGTSALIMLLPALAFLEARGDERDVPLLSALLQLKQLQQASAWHRPPPLVVLVPGSDRGGRDIQNLEEELMLPLLVKDGLIAEYTLMFIPETTDDMQGTKQLGCAIRWLLRRAPPPVPLRCRPLAQLVEATLSREFSRRLCARRQESGVGAPPWPDPAPVVALYNAVIGHVADHVSSEELSKISWPPAEFCLPDNGAFVPRLGWNAGPHLAWLRETVLNLRLPQWKRLSSSDAWSEMCSAVYGYADQMRVSRGSRALLLSRLENLLERVRMEGQRRQTRASKNVWDDTRDANPARSEIPWVDVLVICIDHKLKDWPLSRQPVCEDAVTEDGEILVYYLDEAFERFQPPEEWIEAVGTTTRGHKRRDDKRASLAPCTTPNNLTIRQRLYPSAPEAPVDISDTPTAIEALAHKVFLTLEEEKAESRRSTQLLRRWLDGGDCAGKWFTPLLIPSSVMLSVPAFLERRPPAKPLDAVFAKEARSPQPAEKDKLTQRSRLSVTERLRDLQQQIEASQKEESACKLTLSAMMSIVED